The Pseudomonadota bacterium genome contains a region encoding:
- a CDS encoding PAS domain-containing protein, with protein MQFDLIVIVALLGFSLVLAVLQIRSRGRLRELRRHIREAQEGKLESVAQAGGSGRFISGLIDDYNTMITTLHTMFRTVEECQGRVLNERNKIEAILQSLPGVLLSVADDLRLTTVNKKAEELFGCPQEQLVGRSLFDLLQLSEGDREILRDAFLYKLQVCNQEIALQLNGQLHWFSLNMAFISASESDMGAVLILQDMTEYRQLQESMAMREKLVAMGQLAAGVAHELNTPLGNILGYSQLIQEKLDDKKKLIRYARVVSDETKRCSRIVQDLLNYARKEQCHGDTCEINGLIQELIDTFISCRMKRYNIDMSLDLAQGDLVAEGDCGQLDIVLTNLLLNSVHAIEGVTAPRITMRTGLDDHGFVQITIEDNGPGVASDMRGRIFDPFFTTKEVGSGSGLGLSISQAMLSKRGGFIKYDPEFQDGARFIIKLPAVRSGGHYLAGTG; from the coding sequence ATGCAGTTTGACCTGATCGTCATCGTCGCACTCCTCGGTTTTTCGCTGGTGCTGGCTGTACTTCAGATACGCAGCAGGGGGCGCCTTCGCGAGCTGCGTCGACATATAAGGGAAGCGCAGGAAGGTAAGCTCGAATCGGTTGCGCAGGCCGGGGGAAGCGGACGCTTTATTTCGGGCCTTATCGACGATTACAACACGATGATAACCACCCTGCATACGATGTTCCGTACGGTCGAGGAATGTCAGGGGAGGGTGCTCAATGAGCGCAACAAGATAGAGGCGATCCTGCAAAGTCTTCCCGGGGTTCTATTAAGCGTTGCCGATGATCTGAGACTCACTACGGTCAACAAGAAAGCCGAGGAGCTGTTCGGTTGCCCGCAAGAGCAGTTGGTGGGCAGAAGCCTTTTCGATTTGTTGCAGCTTTCCGAGGGGGACCGCGAGATCCTGCGCGACGCCTTTCTCTACAAGCTTCAGGTCTGCAACCAGGAAATCGCACTTCAGCTCAACGGACAGCTGCACTGGTTCTCACTCAATATGGCCTTCATCAGCGCCAGTGAAAGCGATATGGGTGCAGTGCTCATTCTGCAGGATATGACAGAGTACAGACAGCTGCAGGAAAGCATGGCCATGCGCGAGAAACTTGTCGCGATGGGCCAGTTGGCCGCGGGCGTGGCACATGAGCTGAATACGCCGCTGGGCAACATTCTCGGGTACTCACAGCTTATCCAAGAGAAACTGGATGATAAGAAAAAACTGATTCGCTACGCACGCGTGGTCAGCGACGAAACCAAACGCTGTTCGAGGATAGTGCAGGATCTGCTCAATTACGCGCGCAAGGAGCAGTGCCATGGTGATACCTGTGAAATCAATGGTCTGATTCAGGAATTGATCGACACATTCATCAGTTGCCGTATGAAGCGCTACAACATCGATATGTCTCTCGACTTGGCACAAGGTGATCTCGTGGCCGAGGGTGACTGCGGCCAACTGGACATCGTACTGACCAATCTGCTGCTCAACTCGGTCCACGCCATCGAGGGGGTAACGGCACCGCGCATCACGATGCGAACCGGTCTGGATGACCACGGGTTTGTACAGATTACGATCGAGGACAACGGACCCGGGGTGGCATCGGATATGCGCGGACGGATATTCGACCCTTTCTTCACCACCAAGGAGGTAGGTAGCGGAAGCGGACTCGGGTTGTCGATCAGCCAGGCGATGTTGTCCAAACGTGGCGGATTCATCAAATACGATCCCGAGTTCCAGGATGGCGCGCGATTCATCATCAAACTGCCCGCGGTTCGGTCAGGGGGGCACTACCTTGCAGGCACCGGATGA
- a CDS encoding porin, translating to MKTVLGSATLVMGMAALPVHAGPTIPFGEQGFITINYALQTWMQYRDFRSATNNADGWDTFLRRNRVTLSGQYNDSIGFYAQLEANGDSRNGVDDRSVFYRDAYITYDKSDAMRFIVGRFKNTFSRENLEACLEPLTIDRAEVISYTPFGGTRDTGIAMWGNLADASFQYRVMLSDGRESNNVAKDSPRVTARAHWSLWDPEYDYGYRGTYLGTQKVLTFGIGYDFQANAAYADFTNRRDAQDYSAWTADVFMEYPTVSGGTWTASAAYFDYSAGNAINQDPDPELPQNSELEAYYLKAGYMLPGNVGPGRLQFFYRHENSDYASTSRYYDNTWNSIGFNYYIHGQQLKVSFEYADVSFDREHPSNPALQDYNQATLGLQFIF from the coding sequence ATGAAAACGGTACTCGGCTCCGCGACGCTGGTCATGGGGATGGCAGCGCTTCCCGTACATGCGGGCCCAACCATTCCCTTCGGGGAGCAGGGTTTTATCACTATCAACTACGCGCTACAGACCTGGATGCAGTACCGCGACTTCAGGTCGGCCACCAATAATGCCGACGGATGGGATACATTTCTGCGGCGCAACCGGGTGACACTCTCGGGTCAGTACAACGATTCCATTGGTTTCTACGCTCAGCTCGAAGCCAACGGCGACAGTCGCAATGGCGTGGACGATCGATCGGTATTCTATCGCGACGCCTACATCACCTACGATAAAAGCGATGCAATGCGTTTCATCGTAGGGCGCTTTAAAAACACTTTTTCACGCGAAAACCTCGAGGCATGTCTCGAACCGCTGACCATCGATCGGGCGGAAGTGATCAGCTATACACCTTTTGGAGGTACACGCGATACCGGTATAGCCATGTGGGGTAATCTCGCTGATGCGAGCTTTCAGTACCGCGTCATGCTGTCAGATGGCCGAGAATCCAACAACGTGGCCAAAGACTCACCGCGCGTTACCGCGCGCGCGCACTGGTCGCTATGGGATCCTGAGTATGATTACGGGTACCGCGGCACGTACCTTGGTACACAGAAGGTGCTTACTTTCGGCATTGGTTACGATTTTCAGGCAAACGCCGCCTATGCCGATTTCACCAACCGCCGGGACGCCCAGGACTATTCGGCCTGGACGGCAGATGTATTCATGGAGTACCCCACCGTCAGCGGCGGTACATGGACCGCCTCTGCGGCCTACTTCGACTACAGTGCCGGTAACGCGATCAACCAGGATCCCGATCCCGAACTGCCGCAAAACAGCGAACTGGAGGCGTATTATCTGAAGGCTGGATATATGCTTCCCGGTAACGTGGGCCCGGGTCGATTGCAGTTCTTTTATCGGCATGAAAATTCTGACTATGCGAGCACCTCCCGCTATTACGACAATACCTGGAACAGCATAGGTTTCAATTACTACATCCACGGTCAACAGCTGAAGGTCTCGTTTGAGTATGCTGATGTCAGTTTTGACAGGGAACACCCCAGCAATCCTGCGCTCCAGGATTACAATCAGGCCACTCTGGGGCTGCAGTTTATTTTCTAG